The following DNA comes from Alosa alosa isolate M-15738 ecotype Scorff River chromosome 13, AALO_Geno_1.1, whole genome shotgun sequence.
AGCATATGCCCCAGGcaacaatgacaacaataaCCAGCTCGACGCGAGTCTTCCAATGGTGCACATTCTGAGTAGTACAGGCTCTGACACGTATTGTGAGCAAAAAACCTGAgccagactaggcctacattgGCAGCCAGCATGTGGATTTGCAGCGTAGCCTACTTAGATTGATAGAACTAGTTTGGCATATGAAGGGGGAGCACACCAGCGAGACTAAAAACCCCTCATTTTCTGTTGATGTAACACCCAGCGAGAAACTGCAGCCTATGCAGCCTACCATCGGTGAAGCAAGGACATGTTTACCTTGTCTTCTGTCCTCCTCTAGCCATGCATCAGCTACTaggtaaatataaataataaagatCAGATGTAACAACAGTTGATATTAACTTCAGAGTAAGGTTAATGACTGGTCTTCCGAGAGAAATCACACTGCAATAAGCATGTCTCTTGCTAAAGCAAACTACGATAAGTTGTTAATAAGATGGTTATACATATTAACATTAACGGTACTCCTTGGTCTGTGGCAGGCAAGAATGACGTTGCATGGATAAATTAGCCCATGCACTTCTTATTTAAAAGTACTAAGGTCAAGCTATTGGCCATCTAAATATTTTCAGTTTCCTTACTAAAAAATATGCTCACTTGAATAGTTAGCAGACAGTTATCTGAGGTTAACGCAAGACAAAGATTAAACGTCTGTCTGGGAGACATTACTGGCTAGTAGTGATTTAGCATGACTGATAACGCAACGTTACCGTTAGTTTGACAGACTGTCAAAGATCAAACAACAAGATCTGCTGTAAATAACTTGCTTGTCGTTATGACATTAACATAACTTATCTAGCCAGAGCTATTCTGTGACCATGAGACGTAGCATAAAGCTTTCATTTGGCCCTGGCTGACACAACAGCTTTATACCGCCAGCGCAATGCAATATAATGTATAAAATCGTTTGTGGTAACCTGTTGCTATGGCTTATGCTTCGTGGATCAGTGTACAACTGGCGTATCTgaatggctggttttctcgtcCTAACGTTACTGTTACCATAGTCTACAAGCTGCTAGCTAATTGCATTGCTAGGACCTAGCTAATGTTACCTTTCTTGGCTTTGTCGGCTGGGATATTCTGAGCTCGTAGGCGTTGATCCAGGATGTAAAGCATTTCTCCACCGAGATTAATGAAGAGAAGAGGTAGTGTTCTCGAAGACATGTTGGATGTTCACGCTGAAGCAACCCTTCAGTTTTATAATTTACTCTAATAACTTGATTGTGGCAACAAAACAGACAGAGCCTGGATTCTTTTTGCTGTTTGGGATAAAGCGTCTGAAAGCTTTCACTTGGTTGCCAGGTCACGACGAGCAAGAACCAATCATCGAGGGCCTTACTAAAAGATCTGCTCAAATGTTTACACGGTTTGACCATAGACGACTGTATATATAGTCTATGGGTTTGACTTTTACCACCAGCTCTACTTAATGCCCATCAGTTCAGTTGTGAGGGATCAGAATGAGGTGGACTGGGAAAAGGTTAAGacataaaatatgtttttctttcatgatttattgaaaattgacaaacataaacacataggTCTTTAAGAACTAACAAAGGATGCAAGACATACATGTGCGTATTAGAGGTGTGCACGTGTGGGAGGGAAACTGAGAAATAACATTGTTGCGAAATGTAATAGACCAGTGTTGCTGCAATATAAGCtacgagtctgtgtgtgtgtcaggaaatGTCTCCATTTCTGAACCGAATCTCTCTGGCCATCCTGCACGTCTCACACCATCCACAAAAGGTCGTCATCAAAGCGTCATTGCACAGTGTACCCTGAAAGAACATAAGAGATGTGTGTCAGTAAGGCCTACATATTGGCCTTAAACGCAAGTGGTACATATTCTCAACTGCATACATCCTGTTATTTAAATTGTCTAGGTAAATCACTGTCTGTCCTTGGCAGAATCTGTTGTTGTTTCCTCAAAGAGAGGTGAGTCATCACATCGTTGATGACAATTTGCTAATGTTGCACAATAATTTGAAACTCTGAGTTCTGTCAGTTTAGTATccccttcacaaacacacacagactgttctGTTTTACTCAGATAAGAGAGGGTTTTAAACTTCTGCCAACCAGTTGTCAGATCACAAATGTTAATATAAAATTATGTAGCCTACTTGGATGCCATATGTAAGCCTCATGTGGGTCCTCATCGATGCCATTCCTCCAGGAACACATGCTAAACATGGATTCTCTCCATATTTGTTTACAGCATAACATCCCAATGCAAGGGGGCAGATACAACCCAAGGCACCTAAAGTGGATACCAGTGCAAACACCAAAATTCAGTGTCAGATTACCATCAATTGCTTCAATCAAATACAATCAAACAGTTGCAACTGTTCAGTCAGTGAAGTCAAACCGTTTAAAGCACCCAGTTACAGGGTATCTACATTTTATAGGAAAGATTTGAGAAACAACCACATAAGTTGCAGTAGTTTCTGCAGTTGGGGTTTGCAAGATTTAAGATCATGtaatgaaaatgtataaaaatgcTTTAAATGAAACCAAgatgcttaggcctactaacacTGACAACGctcacaaacaacaaacacgGAAATGCTTTGATAGTAATCAAGCAACTGAGGGTGCGTGGGGCATAATCTTCTCACACCTAAATATTTGAGGTTAGCTATCAGCTGCTGCACAGCAAAGTGTTGCTTGTTTCATGCAAAGTGTTGCTGGTAGCAAAAGGTGCGAAAATACACAGTGGGTGTCAGAGGGCTACTTACAGACCAGCAGATCACTGCAGCAGGAGCACAGTCCAGAGCTCCAGTCTCCAGTCTGAACATTAGTACCGTAGGACCCTGCTCCCGGTTGGTTGGTGACCACAGGGTTTGACATGACAAATAATGTGTCGATTTACAGGGGAACAAGCCTGGCAATAATacattgtttgttttaattgttGTGATCTTGAGCAGATCCAGAccttctcccctccaccccatGTCAACACAATCAGCTGAGAACATAATCAGTTTACATTGGTAACTAGATAGTAAAAAATTATACACGTGAGTTGGGTAAGCTACATTCACATTCCAAACTTGTTATATTTGACATTTAATTATAGCTCACTTTAAAAGGTCTATACACATGAGGCTTTTGCTTGTTGACATTCATAGTGCAACATAATACTTGTAAACTTGGTAAAGGGTGTATTCCATTTGGTTTGCAGAAGGCACATGTGTCTGACAGTTTATCCTACCTACTgttgcaatgtaggctattcttAACATGTTGAAATCTATAAACAATAATAACGATAACTTTGATATTACTTACTAGCTAATCTAAACAATAAATGTCCTATATTAACGTTTGAAAAAGCCTAAAACGAGGGACAAGAGAAAAGGAAACGTTGTCTGCCTTACCTCTCGTGGTGTTCTGATGGTGGTGAACTGTACCTCAAAGTAGAAAAGGAAGTGACACGACTACGCAGTGCTCTGCAACATTTCCGATGAGCATTCTACACTTAGTCACCGGAGGTAGTTCGCATCAAAGCTGAGCACACTCCCAGAGCTGCTTAACACGATATTATAGAGATATGTGTACAACTCTTCACCAGAGTAGGCCACCCTGACCTAGGTTCCTCGCCTAGTGATGTCAATTACAGCTTATCTTTTTAAGGCTTCAGCTTATTTTAATTCAAGTGAATCAGGTTGCAATAGTAAGAAATTAGATTGTATCTTTAGGACTAGGTTATTGGTGCAGTTTAAATAGTTTGTCTTAGTATGTCAGTATTGATATGAATTGATGGGATAGTACAGTATTGCATCAATTCAAccaattgtttaaaaatgtcccCACTTCAGACTCTCtagtattatttatttattatttttttatctggtGGAAGATGAATCCATATAATGGTGAAATCCCAAAGAGGATCAAGTCAACCATTTCAAAGTATTTAGATAACTGATGAATTACCAGCTGGGAACCAGCCACAGTGGTCATTTTTGCAGTTAGGATTTGTACATTTGTGTAATcagaatatattaaaaaatatttaaatgtaaGATGAGACCCTTTATCCTGACCCTATACTTTTCTAAAGTGATCATGAAAGGGTGTGGTTTGTGTGAAATGCTCTTCATGCAAAGTATTGCTAATAGCAAAATGTCACACAGTGATGTGTCACTCTTCATTAACCCAGCAGAAGAAGCACAGCCCACAAGTCCATTCTCCATTGCTGAGCACAACTTCAAATCTTTTAACATCTCCAACATTCCCACAATCCATCGAGACCAAATTCGCTTTTGATTTTGAGATAGCAGAAATGGCAACATCAGTAAAGTGGGTCTAAACTGTAAATGAAAGGTTTTCTTTTATGGTGTCGTGAGAAGAGACAAGCAATTTACAAAGAGAAGATGTATTATGTGATCTTttatttcatgtaatcatgacaTAAATGACTGATTTTGTTCACACATCAGACATGTAACCATGAATTTGATTTCTATTGTCTAAAGTTTAGACAAagcttctctgtgtgtatatatgtaagaCTGAAAGGAACTGAGGTTGACCATAGCATTTCAATTTCAGTTAGCCCCATATGAAAAGTCCATCTGAGATCTGAAACTGGCGAGTGTACAACATGAAAACGGAGCCAGAGGATCAGGCCGTGTTCCTTTACCCTAACTGCTGTGCGCTGCTGCCCCATGGGTTTCTGTGGAGGTGGCCTCAGCTGTCTCAGAGCTGAGTGGCATCACTGCTAGCTTGGCTTTGGCTTTCTGTGCTGCTTTCTGTTTCTGCACCTCTTTGAAGACCTAAGAggaagagacacacagacatcggTGGGGCAACCGTGATGCATCAAATCCAAGGCGACTGCATTACCGTGACCGCAGATACATCAAAGCAACAGTCATTTGAAAACCATACAGCCATTCAAGGTTTTGTTACTGATAAAGCCTGTGTGTTTCCCAGAAATACAGATAAGGGTGAACCACTGTGTCTGCTACCTTAATGCAGAGGGCTTTCTTGGCCTGCCAGCGTCGCGTAGCACGCCGGTGGTATTCAGGAGGGAAGGTGTAGGTGATGCCCAGCTGCTTGCAGACATGCTCAAACGTGTCGTAGTGTGTCCTCCTCAGGAACTTCAGCTTTTTCTTCCGTCGGTCAATGCTCATCAACATCCTTCTCTTGTTGGCTTTGTCCTGACAGAACAAGAGTCAGTGTCACTGAACTGTGTTGCAGTGATTCCAAAAACACTAAGTGCCAGAGCATCACAAACGTTTTGCATGATGTGCACTTTCTAAAACAAAAAATCAGCCCCttgcttgttttatttgtttactggcccatgaaaatataaatgatttatttttattgattgatttattTAGGAAAACCCTGTTAGTTTTTAAATGATGATCACCTTCATATAATTTCACTTATTACTAACTTGTCTTACATATATTTCCGTCAGGAACACTGTATATTGTATAAGAACCAGTAATGAGGCAATAGGTATACATCTCAGATCGGAAGGATGCACATCACTATGTATGTCATACCTTTGGGTGCTTAAGCAAGTGGTCTTGAAAGTTGCGGATGCGAGCTGTCAATATAGCCACTGCAACACATAAAAGGAATGAAGACCATTAGCCAACACTGGACACTAACATCAATgcataattttatttaataaaataagtCAACTTGGGTGTGTTATTTATTTCAAAGATATAACATTTTGCATATACTAAAATGTATGTGCCCTACAGAAGATCTGCCACAAACAACATTTTGGCAATGGATCAGAAGAGTGGAGAGACCTACCCTTGACTTCAGTGGATGTGCGGTCATTTTTATCTCTCTGAACCTTAGCTATAAGCTCTTCCTGCTTAACTCGCAGCTTTTCACTCTGATAAGAGGCAACAGATAGACCTAGTTAGTAATGCATTGACGcaaagtaacaaaaaaaaaaaactgtcagaGAACTAGGTAAAGAAAAGGGCATTTAAGGGTATTCAAAAAGGTTATAACAACTGCACTCCTAAGCATAACACATCTAGTGCAAGGACAACACAAGGTCATTCTACATGCACAAAGAATACTGTCTCTCAACTGTGAAACTCAGTTattaggtgtatgtgtgtcacacATACATGACTTGCCAGCTCCAAGGAAAGAAGTCTCTTAACAATACCGTCAGTCCTAAAAAGAGAGAGGTCAACATGGAGTTTAAATACTACATTATTACACACCGCCAACAAAAAGGGAAAATACTGCAAAAAatactacccccaccccccacacacacacacacaggaagtgatttcGACATTTGCAGCACACTGACACTCATCTGACTTAATCAGGAAACTAAAGTAAAGCTACTGTGTGTCAGAAACCACCTACGTTTGAGCAAGAGGAACCGATGTGTACTCTAGCTTGAGCATAGATGGAGGCAGGTCACTCAACTGGCTTGGGATTTCTATTGTGGGTTAGAGTTGGGATGTTAACATAGACGTCAAGTTCAATAGACATGTCAAACAGAGAATTTGAGCGAGTTCAGCACAATAGACGCTCACTGTACCTTGTTTTTTTCTTGCGGCTCTGGCATACTGTCTTACTGGCTGGCTGTTGAGGTTCTCATTACCTGGTGCACATGAAAATACAAAGTTACTACTAATatgtgaggggaaaaaaacaaagtacACCTTTAAGTACTTTGAGTAAATGTTTAAACTATTATGCCTACATAAAGACTTTTAGTCACCTTATGGTGTCCATTTAATCTGGCCCTTGGCCCCCTACAAGAGGCCCTGGCGTAAAAAAACAGCATGCGAGGGAGGAGGAAATGTGTGCCCACATCCTTTCCACACGCCCACTCAGTACACAACCTTTCACCATACGTCACCCACCTCCTGTCAGGACCGCAGGTTACGCATGTCCCATTTTAACTACGATCCACATACTTAATGTGACAGTAATACAGTCATTGTGTGACAGTGACACAATGTCCATATCCATGTTTAGAATGTACAATTACTATTGTTAAAATAGGAAAAAGTATATTTCTGGACCACCAGCATTTTTACATCCACTGCAATTGCGAGTGCTTTTAGTGGGTGATCTGTTTCCTGGTGTAACATGGTGGAAAGCACTTTTTCCCCGCTAACTTTAGTTTTTAAATTGATACATATATAGGGCATAGGGTCAAATGATGATGAAATCATGAAATACACTTTAGGTATTATCAGAGCCAGCTCTGGGTATAAAAGCAGAGGGCCCCCTGCTGGTCAGTATAGGAAATGCATTATCGTCCATGCTATGTCCGCCTCTGTTATGTCAGAACACATTTCTTCAAAAACTATTCGGCTATTATTAACGTGCCACATCTATTACAGTGTCAGGTAATAACGGCAACGCGATGTTAGCCTTTTAAACTACTACCTGGCTGCTGCCCAGTGACATTTAGCCTAGGTCTAATGTTATGTTCGCGGGAGTACCTTAACAATACAACACGTAGTTTAAACAGTCCTTATCGTCTGACCATCACAGTACAGCCAAATAAGTGAACGTAACTAATATCTTACTTTTCGTATTGCATATGTTAGACGCACTCCAGTGACTTAATAATCGGGGAGCCACCGTGGCGCAAGGAACGTGTTGTGGTCCTACTGATGTGATGATCCGCTTCAAATTTATAACCGCATTCCACTTTTTCAAAGCATGGGATGTTGATGAGAACACATTCCTAAGAGACATCTTTTTAACAGTACTATATTGAGTACTCCAGTTAAAAATCCCTTTAACTGTGCGTTGAACGACACGATTTCTTGATGACAAGCATTTGTCCCCTGCCTACATGGTCGACGCCATTTTGTTTAGTCCAAACCAATCTGACAAGTTAACGCACACAATCAAGGCAAGAATAATCAAGTATCGATGcgcaacagaaaaaaaaggggggtcatattggaggggtcgcgaaatgatttgcagtctggattaaagacatttttctaaaggTTTTTAGATATGTgatattatgtaagggataatgtatagaacgccggtcattatggggaaaataagtcccgacagagcgaaccggaccccgacgcgccagcgTCATTATTggggaaactagatgtaccgcagagcggtacaaaatatgacagccGCCCAGTccggcacattttttccacaaaaataagtcacacttggaaaattgtgttcatttcctcctttgttcctgcttagcttcagtaattcagcaaagtcagtgTATCTGCTAGtgggctgctggctaaaaacaaaaggtgaaaggcatatatgattctaactgtctcactgaattgcattatgcacaatcaattctcactggtatctgctagacaacaagtaccaaaacatgattagttcatagatttcacatgtaaaatacattttatataacCCCACCTGTTCATACTTTTGAGAAattgttgaattgtgtgcatttgtgcgtgtacgtgtttatgtgtgtatgcgtgcgtgcatgtgcttgtggatgtgcctgtgtgtgtgcatgtgcatgcatgcgtacatctactgtgtgtgtatgtggcatacgtatgattactgtaaatgtatgtgtgtgaatatctgtttatgcacatgtgtgcatatggaattggttaacatgacccctggaggcaaacatatgcaaaaaattggtcatcctaggccctacggttctcaagatattcacagaaaactctgttggtgtacggtcactaaatctacacataaattattttattgtatggccccccatgaacggaattccacaaaacttggcgtgcattcagagggtgtcataatgatcctacacttccaatttcatgcagttttgaccatgtt
Coding sequences within:
- the mrps15 gene encoding 28S ribosomal protein S15, mitochondrial, translated to MSLRNVFSSTSHALKKWNAVINLKRIITSVGPQHVPCATVAPRLLSHWSASNICNTKSNENLNSQPVRQYARAARKKQEIPSQLSDLPPSMLKLEYTSVPLAQTTDGIVKRLLSLELASHSEKLRVKQEELIAKVQRDKNDRTSTEVKVAILTARIRNFQDHLLKHPKDKANKRRMLMSIDRRKKKLKFLRRTHYDTFEHVCKQLGITYTFPPEYHRRATRRWQAKKALCIKVFKEVQKQKAAQKAKAKLAVMPLSSETAEATSTETHGAAAHSS